A stretch of Pseudoprevotella muciniphila DNA encodes these proteins:
- a CDS encoding GH92 family glycosyl hydrolase, giving the protein MKKIFLFLALCMASVAHAQKTAVDYVNPFIGTSNFGTCNPGAVLPHGMMSVTPFNVMGSNLNKWDKDKRWWSTAYSSDNSVMTGFSHVNLSGVGCPDLSSLLLMPTTGTLSVDYHDYGSTYSNAVATPGYYSNILSRYGIKTEVTATPRTSRARFTFPKGQGNVLMNLGEGLTNESGATVRMVSDTEIEGVKLFGNFCYNVPDAVYPMYFVMRVNKAADSCGYWKKQREMDAEAAWDQHAGRYKLYKKYTKEISGDDIGVYYTYNCAEGDQVEVSIGISFVSIDGARKNLDAEQAGKSFDDIRQTARKAWQDDLSKIEVEGGTDEQKTVFYTGLYHLLLHPNVLQDVDGRYPKMESSSIGKTDSNHYTVFSLWDTYRNTHPLLCLLFPDRQQDMVRSMVDKAKSWGWMPKWELYGRETNTMDGDPASIVIADTWMRGIRDFDINAAYALCMKSATTRGAENFLRPDNDIYRQNGYLPVLSENSFAVSAALEYYMADYALSRLATDLGKADDATMLLKQSEGWKNYFDKETGMIRPRVGDGSFLKNFNPLAGQNFEANPGFHEGCAWNYTFYVPFDIKGLARSMGGDKIFVEKLQSVFDNNLYDPANEPDITYPYLFSYFRGEEWRTQELTQALLAKYFRNAPDGLPGNEDTGAMSAWAIYSMMGFYPDCPGDPSYTLTTPVFDKITIHLDRNFYNLPTLTINKKGTGKRIAGLKVDGKNHKSFRISHDELIDAGTIEFTTK; this is encoded by the coding sequence ATGAAGAAGATTTTCCTTTTCCTTGCCCTATGCATGGCATCAGTTGCCCATGCACAGAAAACTGCCGTGGATTACGTCAATCCTTTCATCGGCACGTCAAATTTCGGCACATGTAACCCCGGTGCCGTATTGCCTCACGGCATGATGTCGGTTACACCATTCAATGTAATGGGAAGCAACTTGAACAAATGGGATAAGGACAAACGGTGGTGGTCCACAGCCTATAGCAGCGACAACAGCGTGATGACGGGCTTTTCGCACGTTAACCTCAGCGGCGTGGGCTGTCCGGACCTCTCATCTTTGCTTTTAATGCCAACGACAGGCACTCTGTCGGTGGATTATCATGACTATGGCAGCACCTACTCCAACGCCGTGGCTACACCAGGCTACTACAGCAACATCCTTTCGCGCTACGGCATAAAGACGGAAGTAACAGCCACGCCCCGCACTTCGCGTGCACGCTTCACCTTCCCAAAAGGACAAGGAAATGTCCTGATGAACCTTGGCGAGGGACTTACCAACGAGTCGGGTGCCACTGTGCGCATGGTTAGCGATACGGAAATAGAGGGAGTGAAACTCTTCGGCAATTTTTGCTACAACGTGCCGGATGCCGTGTATCCTATGTATTTCGTAATGAGAGTAAACAAGGCAGCAGACTCCTGTGGCTACTGGAAGAAACAGCGCGAAATGGATGCCGAAGCGGCATGGGACCAACACGCAGGAAGATACAAACTCTACAAGAAATATACGAAAGAAATCTCGGGCGATGACATCGGTGTGTACTACACGTACAACTGTGCTGAAGGCGACCAAGTGGAAGTCAGTATAGGCATATCTTTTGTCAGCATAGATGGTGCAAGGAAAAACCTTGACGCAGAACAGGCAGGAAAGTCGTTCGACGATATCCGCCAGACTGCCCGCAAGGCATGGCAGGACGACCTTTCGAAGATAGAAGTGGAAGGCGGTACAGATGAGCAAAAGACCGTATTCTATACAGGTCTCTACCACCTGTTGCTTCATCCTAACGTTCTGCAAGACGTTGATGGCAGGTATCCCAAGATGGAATCTTCATCTATTGGGAAAACAGACTCCAACCACTACACGGTATTCTCGCTTTGGGACACCTATCGCAACACGCACCCGTTGCTGTGCCTTCTATTCCCCGACCGTCAGCAGGACATGGTGCGCAGCATGGTGGACAAGGCTAAATCGTGGGGATGGATGCCCAAATGGGAACTGTACGGACGCGAAACCAATACCATGGACGGCGACCCCGCGAGCATAGTCATAGCCGATACATGGATGCGCGGCATACGCGATTTCGACATCAATGCTGCATACGCTCTTTGCATGAAATCTGCCACAACCCGCGGCGCAGAAAACTTTCTGCGTCCCGACAACGATATCTATCGGCAAAATGGCTATCTCCCAGTGCTCTCTGAAAACAGTTTTGCAGTGAGTGCTGCGTTGGAATACTATATGGCAGACTATGCCCTGTCGCGACTTGCTACCGATCTCGGAAAGGCGGACGATGCAACCATGCTGCTCAAGCAGTCGGAGGGTTGGAAAAACTATTTTGACAAGGAGACAGGCATGATACGCCCCCGTGTGGGTGACGGCAGTTTCCTCAAGAACTTCAATCCCCTTGCTGGCCAGAATTTCGAGGCAAATCCGGGTTTCCACGAAGGCTGCGCATGGAACTACACGTTCTATGTGCCTTTCGACATCAAAGGACTTGCCCGCTCTATGGGTGGCGACAAGATTTTCGTAGAGAAATTGCAGTCGGTGTTCGACAACAATCTCTACGACCCTGCCAACGAACCGGACATCACCTACCCTTACCTCTTCAGTTATTTCCGTGGCGAGGAGTGGCGCACACAGGAACTCACGCAGGCTCTGCTTGCCAAATACTTCCGCAATGCACCCGACGGGCTGCCGGGAAACGAAGACACCGGTGCCATGTCTGCTTGGGCTATCTATTCCATGATGGGGTTCTATCCCGACTGTCCGGGCGACCCCTCCTATACACTGACAACACCAGTGTTCGACAAAATCACCATCCACCTCGACCGCAATTTCTATAACCTCCCCACCCTTACTATCAACAAGAAAGGCACTGGGAAGAGAATTGCCGGACTGAAGGTTGACGGCAAAAACCATAAGTCGTTCCGCATCTCACACGACGAACTCATAGATGCCGGTACCATTGAGTTTACAACCAAATAA